One Clostridium novyi NT genomic window carries:
- a CDS encoding type I restriction endonuclease subunit R, whose product MSKEYSEDGLVQKTTIDYFKYNLDWNTAYAYNTETLGENGTFGRKIEKEIVLVKYLKPALKKLNPNLPEEAYDRAIEKIVENNISKSLIDINKEKYKMFKEGVKVEFKDREGHRKEEKLKIFNFQEPSKNHFLAIRELWIQGDLYRRRADIVGFVNGIPLLFIELKNVHKEVEDAYRDNLTDYKDTIPEIFNFNAFVILSNGSKGKAGAVTSKYEYFNEWKRLKEEEEGSVEFETMLKGMCSKDNFMDIFENFILFDDSSGKLVKIIARNHQFLGVNKAVESFKKSKKTKSNKLGVFWHTQGSGKSYSIVFFCQKILRKLNGNQSFLIVTDRTELDEQIYKTFVGVEAVKANYDVWASSGEHLKTLLKQNNRYIFTLIHKFNEKVKEPFPNSDEVIVISDEAHRTQYGLLATNMRHALPEAKFLGFTGTPLLSGDTTTKEEFGDYVSIYDFDRAVKDGATVPLYYESRGEKLGIVDHNLNSKIQDKIEDFDLSDDQEEKLRRALGKQYHVITSNERLDKIARDIVNHYSTMWESGKAMLVCIDKVTCVKMYNLIDKYWKEKIKLEESQLKNCIDEQDGVEKTKHLNWLKETEYAVVVSEEQNEVKTFEKWGLDIKPHREKIKKGIKRNNEDKYTELATDFKDSESPFRLAIVCAMWLTGFDVKCLSILYLDKVLKQHTLMQTIARANRVYEGKNNGLIVDYIGVLKNLRQALADYGSATGINNGENTSTGNPAKTDEELINELAYVIEQTKEHLKSLNYNLDELVVCESGFNKIKLINDAQEVIYSSKEFKNKFEILAREVIAKYKACLYHEDIDKYTPYKNAIDIIYKKIQEKKKVSDITEVIKELHTVVDDAISTQEIKEDSVNEYKVFDISNIDFDKLKEEFKKNPRKNTTVHDMQEKIEMRLSKMLKQNSTRMDYYERYQRIIEEYNNEKDRLTIEKTFEDLLKFVNDLSKEEKRAAREGLTEEYLAVFDLLEKPNLLSREREKLKKISKELIEELKLTISNIDNWREKTQSKSIVKQHIYNFLYQYLPESYEEYEIEEKKEVVYKHFLYNYKDTQCNTYV is encoded by the coding sequence ATGAGTAAGGAGTATTCAGAAGACGGGTTAGTACAAAAGACAACAATAGATTATTTCAAATATAATTTAGATTGGAATACAGCTTATGCGTATAATACTGAAACACTTGGGGAAAATGGTACATTTGGAAGAAAAATAGAAAAAGAAATAGTGCTGGTTAAATATTTAAAGCCAGCACTTAAGAAACTTAATCCTAATTTACCAGAAGAAGCGTATGATAGAGCTATTGAAAAAATAGTTGAAAATAATATATCTAAATCTCTTATAGATATTAACAAAGAAAAATATAAAATGTTTAAAGAGGGTGTAAAAGTAGAGTTTAAAGATAGAGAAGGACATAGAAAAGAAGAAAAATTAAAAATCTTTAACTTTCAAGAACCTTCTAAAAATCATTTTTTGGCTATAAGAGAATTATGGATACAAGGGGATCTTTATAGAAGAAGAGCAGATATTGTTGGTTTTGTGAATGGAATACCTTTATTATTTATTGAATTAAAAAATGTTCATAAGGAAGTAGAAGATGCATATAGAGATAACCTTACTGATTATAAGGATACAATACCAGAAATATTTAATTTCAATGCATTTGTAATATTAAGTAATGGTAGTAAAGGAAAAGCTGGAGCTGTTACAAGTAAATATGAATATTTTAATGAGTGGAAGAGACTTAAAGAGGAAGAAGAGGGCTCTGTTGAGTTTGAAACAATGCTTAAAGGAATGTGTTCAAAAGATAATTTTATGGACATATTTGAAAATTTTATATTGTTTGATGATAGCTCAGGAAAATTAGTTAAAATTATTGCTAGAAATCATCAATTTTTAGGAGTCAATAAGGCAGTTGAGTCTTTTAAGAAATCTAAAAAAACTAAAAGTAATAAACTTGGTGTGTTTTGGCATACTCAAGGAAGTGGAAAATCTTATTCTATAGTTTTCTTCTGTCAAAAGATACTAAGAAAATTAAATGGTAATCAATCATTTTTAATAGTTACTGATAGGACAGAATTAGATGAACAGATATACAAAACTTTTGTAGGTGTTGAAGCAGTTAAAGCTAATTATGATGTATGGGCATCTAGCGGAGAGCATTTAAAAACACTACTTAAACAAAATAATAGATATATCTTTACACTTATTCATAAATTTAATGAAAAGGTAAAAGAACCATTTCCTAATAGTGATGAGGTAATAGTTATATCAGATGAAGCACATAGAACACAGTATGGATTACTTGCAACAAATATGAGACATGCCTTGCCAGAGGCTAAATTTTTAGGCTTTACAGGAACACCTCTTCTAAGTGGAGATACAACTACTAAAGAAGAGTTTGGTGATTATGTATCCATATATGATTTTGATAGGGCAGTAAAAGACGGAGCCACAGTACCTCTTTATTATGAAAGTAGAGGAGAAAAGCTAGGAATTGTAGACCATAATTTAAATTCCAAGATTCAAGATAAGATTGAAGATTTTGATTTAAGTGATGATCAAGAAGAAAAGTTGAGAAGAGCATTAGGTAAGCAATACCATGTAATAACAAGTAATGAAAGATTAGATAAAATAGCAAGGGATATAGTAAATCACTATTCAACAATGTGGGAAAGTGGCAAAGCTATGCTTGTATGTATAGATAAGGTTACTTGTGTTAAAATGTATAATCTCATAGATAAATACTGGAAGGAAAAAATAAAATTAGAAGAATCTCAATTAAAGAATTGTATTGATGAACAAGATGGAGTAGAGAAAACAAAGCATTTAAATTGGCTTAAGGAAACAGAATATGCAGTAGTGGTAAGTGAAGAACAAAATGAAGTTAAAACTTTTGAAAAGTGGGGTTTAGATATAAAACCGCATAGAGAAAAGATAAAAAAGGGAATAAAGAGAAATAATGAAGATAAATATACAGAATTAGCAACTGATTTTAAAGACTCAGAAAGTCCATTTAGATTAGCAATAGTTTGTGCTATGTGGCTTACAGGATTTGATGTAAAATGTTTATCTATTTTATATCTAGATAAAGTATTGAAACAGCACACGTTAATGCAGACAATAGCAAGAGCAAATCGTGTATATGAAGGTAAAAATAATGGACTTATTGTAGATTATATAGGTGTCCTTAAAAATTTAAGACAAGCTTTAGCAGATTACGGAAGTGCAACTGGAATAAACAATGGAGAAAATACTTCAACTGGAAATCCAGCAAAGACAGATGAGGAACTAATTAACGAATTAGCTTATGTTATTGAGCAAACAAAAGAGCACTTAAAATCATTGAATTATAATTTAGATGAACTTGTTGTTTGTGAGAGTGGATTTAACAAAATAAAACTTATAAATGATGCACAAGAAGTTATTTACTCAAGTAAAGAATTTAAAAATAAATTTGAAATATTGGCTAGAGAGGTAATAGCTAAATATAAAGCTTGCTTATATCATGAAGATATAGATAAATATACTCCGTATAAAAATGCAATTGATATAATATATAAAAAGATACAGGAAAAGAAAAAAGTTAGTGATATTACAGAGGTAATAAAAGAATTGCATACCGTAGTTGATGATGCTATCAGTACACAAGAAATAAAAGAAGATTCAGTAAATGAATATAAAGTATTTGATATAAGTAATATTGATTTTGATAAATTAAAAGAAGAATTTAAAAAGAATCCAAGAAAAAATACTACAGTCCATGATATGCAAGAAAAGATAGAAATGAGATTGTCAAAAATGCTAAAACAAAACTCTACAAGAATGGATTATTATGAAAGATATCAAAGGATAATAGAAGAATATAATAATGAAAAAGATAGGTTAACTATAGAAAAGACATTTGAGGACTTGCTTAAGTTTGTTAATGATTTAAGCAAAGAAGAAAAAAGAGCAGCTAGAGAAGGGTTAACAGAAGAATATTTAGCAGTTTTTGATTTATTAGAAAAACCCAATTTATTATCTAGAGAAAGGGAAAAATTAAAGAAAATAAGTAAGGAACTTATTGAAGAACTTAAATTAACAATTTCTAATATAGATAATTGGAGAGAAAAGACTCAAAGTAAATCAATAGTAAAACAACATATATATAATTTTCTTT
- a CDS encoding restriction endonuclease subunit S, which yields MIKLGEISEIKGGKRLPKGCDFVEQETKYKYIRARDIGEGKIKCDELQYIDEKTYETIKNYTVSTNDVCITIVGANIGDIGIVSEELDGANLTENAVKITKLKNYDSSFLLYYLSMDKSKQEMQTLAAGAAQPKLGIYKIKEILVPKVDINIQKKVVNIISKYDYLIENNLKRIKLLEESAELIYKEWFVNFRFPGYEKCEFVDGVPKGWSKVHLSEIVSTQYGFTESALNEDTGVKYLRGKDINKTSYINWSSVPWCKIEDNQKDKYALKKHDILVIRMADPGKVGIVEEDIEAVFASYLIRININNDNIKPYYLFYFLNSDFYQQFISQSSTGATRKSANAKLITDVDILMPEKKVIEQFETKITDLRVLLNNLLQQNQKLKEARDILIPKLIMGEIEV from the coding sequence ATGATTAAATTAGGCGAAATTTCTGAAATAAAGGGTGGAAAAAGGTTACCCAAAGGTTGCGATTTTGTAGAACAAGAAACTAAATATAAATATATAAGAGCACGAGATATTGGAGAGGGAAAAATAAAATGTGATGAGTTACAATATATTGATGAGAAAACATATGAAACTATTAAAAATTATACAGTGAGCACAAATGATGTATGTATAACAATAGTTGGTGCAAATATAGGTGATATTGGAATTGTCTCAGAAGAATTAGATGGGGCTAATCTTACAGAAAATGCAGTGAAAATTACTAAACTTAAAAACTATGATTCGAGTTTTTTACTCTATTATCTATCTATGGATAAATCAAAGCAAGAAATGCAAACACTAGCAGCAGGTGCAGCACAGCCTAAGTTAGGAATATATAAGATTAAAGAGATTCTTGTACCTAAAGTGGATATAAATATTCAAAAAAAAGTAGTTAATATAATTTCCAAATATGATTATTTAATAGAAAATAACCTTAAAAGAATAAAATTATTAGAAGAAAGTGCAGAGCTAATTTATAAAGAATGGTTTGTTAATTTTAGATTTCCTGGGTATGAAAAGTGTGAATTTGTGGATGGAGTACCTAAAGGATGGAGTAAAGTGCATTTGAGTGAAATCGTGTCAACACAATATGGTTTTACAGAAAGTGCATTGAATGAAGATACAGGTGTTAAGTATTTAAGAGGTAAAGATATAAATAAAACTAGCTATATTAATTGGTCTAGTGTACCATGGTGTAAAATTGAAGACAATCAAAAAGATAAATATGCATTAAAAAAGCATGATATTCTTGTAATAAGAATGGCTGATCCTGGTAAAGTTGGCATTGTGGAAGAAGATATAGAAGCTGTTTTTGCGTCATATTTAATAAGGATAAATATAAATAATGATAATATAAAGCCATATTACTTATTTTATTTTCTTAATTCTGATTTTTATCAACAATTTATATCACAATCTAGTACTGGGGCAACTAGAAAAAGTGCTAATGCAAAATTAATTACAGATGTAGATATATTAATGCCAGAAAAAAAAGTAATTGAACAATTTGAAACAAAAATTACTGATTTAAGAGTGTTACTAAATAATTTATTACAGCAAAATCAAAAATTAAAAGAAGCCAGAGATATTTTAATACCAAAGTTAATTATGGGGGAGATTGAAGTATGA
- a CDS encoding N-6 DNA methylase, with protein MEDIKKIERDLWDAADQLRANSKLTAAEYSMPVLGLIFLRYAYNRFLMVKEEIEENLPSRNGKKRPITKEDFESKSAIFLPEIARYDYLVSLTEDADIGKSINNAMKAIEKEYEKLKGSLPTNYTIFDNELLRELLRKFNSDELRNAKGDVFGRIYEYFLNKFAMTGAQEGGEFFTPISLVQMIVNVIEPEQGIVLDPACGSAGMFVQTGHFIQSHGASANDKVTFYGQEKAELNTKLARMNMAVHGLEGKILEGNTFYEDKHELLGKCNYVMANPPFNVDGVDSEKIKTDPRLPFGLPGVNKKSKAVSNANYLWIQYFYSYLNEKGRAGFVMASSATDAGHGEKDVRERLIKTNDVDVIISIGNNFFYTRSLPCTLWFFDKNKSEDKKDKVLMIDARNIFRKVNRTINDFSEEQLKNITSIVWLYRGQNERYLKLVAEYINDYSSKANFINKKAILFEDKLHELIDQLERFNSFKLVADENKEIREEYYTSLKELQKDIDNYFVEKETLNREIEDYQNWVKDNTIEDFSEIDKANSIQIEQYSKFEEISNKIKLKIKAIDHLYKEANNLIDKAEKELEAKKSDEWDTKKVKEDRKKIDEAKKDFVESLKEINYLYSQVKWLQSKFKDAKLEDIEGLCKLVDKEEIEKNDWSLTPGRYVGVAQHIDEDFDFEARLKEIQIELDGLNEEAFELAKVIKCNFEELGI; from the coding sequence ATGGAAGATATCAAGAAAATAGAAAGAGATTTATGGGATGCAGCAGATCAACTAAGGGCAAATTCAAAGCTAACAGCAGCAGAGTATAGTATGCCAGTATTAGGACTTATATTTTTAAGATATGCTTATAATAGGTTTTTAATGGTTAAGGAAGAAATAGAAGAAAACTTACCATCTAGAAATGGTAAAAAAAGACCTATAACTAAAGAGGACTTTGAAAGTAAAAGTGCTATTTTCCTTCCTGAAATAGCTAGGTATGATTATTTAGTATCTTTAACAGAAGATGCTGATATAGGTAAATCTATTAATAATGCAATGAAAGCTATAGAAAAGGAATATGAAAAATTAAAAGGTTCCTTACCTACTAATTATACGATATTTGACAATGAATTACTTAGAGAATTATTAAGAAAGTTTAATAGTGATGAATTAAGAAATGCTAAGGGCGATGTATTTGGAAGAATATACGAGTATTTTTTAAATAAATTTGCTATGACTGGAGCACAAGAAGGGGGAGAATTCTTTACTCCTATATCTTTAGTTCAAATGATAGTTAATGTTATAGAGCCAGAGCAAGGAATCGTATTAGATCCGGCTTGTGGTAGTGCAGGTATGTTTGTTCAAACAGGACATTTTATTCAAAGTCATGGTGCTAGTGCAAACGATAAAGTAACATTTTATGGTCAAGAAAAAGCAGAACTTAATACTAAGCTTGCAAGAATGAATATGGCAGTTCATGGATTAGAAGGTAAGATATTAGAAGGTAATACTTTTTATGAAGATAAACACGAACTTTTAGGTAAATGTAATTATGTTATGGCTAATCCACCATTTAATGTAGATGGTGTTGATAGTGAAAAAATAAAAACAGACCCTAGACTGCCATTTGGATTACCAGGAGTGAATAAAAAATCTAAGGCAGTTAGTAATGCAAACTATTTATGGATTCAATATTTCTATTCTTATTTAAATGAAAAAGGAAGAGCGGGTTTCGTAATGGCAAGTTCTGCTACTGATGCAGGTCATGGAGAAAAGGATGTAAGAGAAAGACTTATAAAAACTAATGATGTAGATGTGATTATATCAATAGGTAATAACTTTTTTTACACTAGAAGTTTACCTTGTACTTTATGGTTTTTTGATAAAAACAAGTCAGAAGATAAGAAAGATAAAGTACTAATGATAGATGCTAGAAATATATTTAGAAAAGTTAATAGAACAATAAATGATTTTTCAGAGGAACAACTTAAAAATATAACGTCAATAGTATGGTTATATAGAGGACAAAATGAAAGATATCTTAAATTAGTAGCTGAATATATTAATGATTATTCAAGTAAGGCTAATTTTATAAATAAAAAAGCAATATTATTTGAAGATAAGCTACATGAATTAATTGATCAACTTGAAAGATTTAATTCATTTAAATTAGTAGCTGATGAAAATAAAGAAATTAGAGAAGAATATTATACTTCACTAAAAGAATTGCAAAAGGATATTGATAATTATTTTGTTGAAAAAGAAACTTTAAATAGAGAAATAGAAGATTATCAAAATTGGGTTAAAGATAACACTATAGAAGATTTTAGTGAAATAGATAAAGCGAATTCTATCCAAATTGAGCAATATAGCAAATTTGAAGAAATCTCAAATAAAATCAAATTGAAAATAAAAGCTATAGATCACTTATATAAAGAAGCTAATAATCTTATTGATAAAGCAGAAAAAGAGTTAGAAGCTAAGAAGAGTGATGAATGGGATACAAAAAAAGTAAAAGAAGATAGGAAAAAGATTGATGAAGCTAAAAAAGACTTTGTTGAATCTCTAAAAGAAATAAATTATCTATATTCTCAAGTGAAATGGCTTCAAAGTAAATTTAAAGATGCAAAACTAGAAGACATAGAAGGATTATGTAAATTAGTTGATAAAGAAGAAATAGAAAAGAATGATTGGAGTTTAACACCAGGAAGATATGTAGGCGTTGCACAACATATTGATGAAGACTTTGATTTTGAAGCAAGACTTAAAGAAATACAAATAGAGCTAGATGGATTAAATGAGGAAGCTTTTGAATTGGCTAAGGTGATAAAATGCAACTTTGAGGAGTTGGGAATATGA
- a CDS encoding DUF2075 domain-containing protein, with amino-acid sequence MKRAYYLSSVSEFIEKNNFTIFGEITSNDQFAADDLQKNTWKKEIEILKRELTKCKDGHLLFEYTIPRIGNRIDNVLLYNGIVFLLEFKVGESTYPNYAIEQVTDYALDLSCFHKESHNKLLVPILISTCAEEKHQTIKLMKDNILETYCCNEFNIGKYISEVCSLYRRTNFNPESWINSLYMPTPTIIEAAQALYMGHNVEDISRNDASAKNLNKTTKAINDIIDYSKANNKKSICFITGVPGAGKTLAGLNIAIERQKVDENEHAVFLSGNGPLVDVLQEALARDDVKRNNIRKSEAIRKSREFIQIIHHFRDDAISVDTPPIERVAIFDEAQRAWDEPNLTNFMKKKKGVLDFNMSEPEFLISILNRHNGWSTIVCLIGGGQEINKGESQGISGWFQSLRNNYPDWDVYISNKIIDDEYSKGNTFDELVKGINYKIVDDLHLSISLRSFRSENVAEFVKAILDVNKDKSKELYKNFNKDYPICITRDLEVAKKWVKNKAKGSQRYGMTASSGAKRLRKYGVWVQNKIDAPNWFLNSKDDVRSSYFLEETATEFDIQGLELDWTIVCWDANLRFCSDHFEFYNFNGTKWQNINKKDNILYLKNAYRVLLTRARQGFIIFIPTGDENDITMSPEFYNGIYNYLKDIGIEEKNIHNI; translated from the coding sequence TTGAAAAGAGCATATTATTTAAGCAGCGTAAGTGAATTTATAGAAAAAAATAATTTTACCATATTTGGTGAAATAACAAGCAATGATCAGTTTGCTGCTGATGATTTACAAAAAAACACATGGAAAAAAGAAATTGAAATATTAAAAAGAGAATTAACTAAATGTAAAGATGGACATTTATTATTTGAATATACCATACCACGAATAGGAAATAGAATTGACAATGTACTTCTTTATAATGGTATTGTTTTTCTATTAGAATTTAAAGTTGGTGAATCAACATATCCGAATTATGCTATTGAACAAGTTACGGATTATGCACTAGATTTGAGTTGTTTTCATAAAGAAAGTCATAATAAGCTTTTGGTACCAATTTTGATTTCTACATGTGCTGAAGAAAAACATCAAACAATAAAATTAATGAAAGATAACATTTTAGAGACTTATTGTTGTAATGAATTTAATATTGGAAAATATATTTCGGAAGTTTGTTCTCTTTATCGAAGAACCAACTTTAATCCTGAGAGTTGGATAAACTCATTATACATGCCTACTCCAACCATTATTGAAGCAGCTCAAGCCCTATATATGGGTCATAATGTGGAGGATATTTCAAGAAATGATGCAAGTGCAAAAAATCTTAATAAGACAACTAAAGCTATAAATGATATTATTGATTATAGCAAAGCAAACAATAAGAAGTCTATTTGTTTTATTACTGGAGTTCCCGGTGCAGGCAAAACGTTGGCGGGACTTAATATTGCTATTGAACGCCAAAAAGTGGATGAAAATGAACATGCTGTATTTCTTTCTGGAAATGGACCATTAGTTGATGTTTTGCAAGAAGCCTTAGCTCGGGATGATGTAAAAAGAAATAATATAAGAAAAAGTGAAGCTATACGAAAATCAAGGGAGTTTATACAGATTATCCATCATTTTCGTGATGATGCTATATCAGTTGATACTCCGCCTATTGAAAGGGTTGCTATTTTTGATGAAGCGCAAAGAGCTTGGGACGAACCTAATCTAACTAATTTTATGAAAAAGAAAAAAGGCGTATTAGATTTTAATATGTCAGAACCAGAATTCTTAATTAGTATATTAAATCGTCACAATGGCTGGTCTACCATAGTTTGTTTAATAGGTGGAGGACAAGAAATTAACAAGGGTGAATCACAAGGAATTTCTGGTTGGTTTCAATCGCTAAGAAATAATTATCCTGATTGGGATGTGTATATATCTAATAAAATTATAGATGATGAATATTCTAAGGGAAATACTTTTGATGAATTAGTTAAAGGTATCAATTATAAAATTGTAGATGATTTACATTTATCTATATCATTACGTTCATTTAGAAGTGAAAATGTAGCTGAATTTGTTAAGGCTATTTTAGATGTTAATAAGGATAAGTCAAAAGAATTATATAAAAATTTTAATAAAGACTATCCAATTTGTATTACAAGAGATTTAGAAGTTGCTAAAAAATGGGTGAAAAATAAAGCTAAAGGTTCACAGCGCTATGGAATGACTGCAAGTTCTGGTGCTAAAAGACTTCGTAAATATGGAGTGTGGGTACAAAATAAGATTGACGCACCTAATTGGTTTCTTAATAGTAAGGATGATGTAAGGTCATCTTATTTCTTAGAAGAAACAGCTACAGAATTTGATATTCAGGGACTAGAGCTTGATTGGACAATTGTTTGTTGGGATGCAAACTTGAGATTTTGCAGTGATCACTTTGAATTTTATAATTTTAACGGTACTAAGTGGCAAAATATCAATAAGAAAGATAATATTCTTTATTTGAAGAATGCGTATAGGGTGCTTTTAACTCGTGCACGACAAGGATTTATTATTTTTATTCCAACAGGTGATGAAAATGATATTACTATGAGTCCTGAATTTTATAATGGCATTTATAATTATTTGAAAGATATTGGTATAGAAGAAAAGAATATTCATAATATTTAA